One genomic segment of Aquipluma nitroreducens includes these proteins:
- a CDS encoding response regulator encodes MPKQILIADDSESIREILAFNLKNAGYEVLVAKDGLDAMQFLDGRSIDLLLTDYHMPNLSGLDLIVRVRQIEKYKFIPILVLTTEKQVEIIREARDSGATGWLLKPFNSEKLIQTLRKIIR; translated from the coding sequence ATGCCTAAACAAATTTTAATTGCTGATGATTCTGAAAGTATCCGTGAAATATTAGCTTTTAACCTAAAGAATGCCGGATATGAAGTTTTGGTCGCGAAAGACGGTTTGGATGCGATGCAATTTTTAGATGGAAGATCGATCGATTTATTGTTGACAGATTATCACATGCCGAATCTTAGCGGGCTTGATTTAATTGTTAGAGTTAGACAGATAGAAAAATACAAATTCATCCCAATTTTGGTGCTTACTACAGAAAAGCAGGTTGAGATTATCCGTGAGGCCCGGGATTCAGGGGCAACAGGTTGGTTATTGAAACCCTTCAATTCTGAAAAGCTTATCCAAACCTTGCGAAAAATAATTCGATAA
- a CDS encoding STAS domain-containing protein yields MENFIFHKTQDEQGRIVSIKISGLLILENSQELKKEFLGLIDSLGNRLKINISNVTDIDLSFVQLFMAFVRQMNIAHVACQFEWKLDEDQKTLFENVGLSNELIMNN; encoded by the coding sequence ATGGAGAACTTTATTTTTCACAAAACACAAGACGAACAAGGCCGGATTGTCAGTATTAAAATAAGTGGATTACTAATACTTGAAAATTCACAAGAGCTGAAAAAAGAATTTCTCGGACTAATTGATAGTCTGGGTAATCGGTTAAAAATAAATATTTCAAATGTTACAGATATAGATCTTTCATTCGTTCAGCTATTTATGGCCTTTGTGAGACAAATGAATATCGCTCACGTGGCGTGTCAGTTTGAGTGGAAGCTTGATGAAGATCAAAAGACTTTATTTGAAAATGTAGGTTTGAGTAACGAATTAATTATGAATAATTGA
- a CDS encoding DUF6660 family protein, whose product MKLFACILSIYIVALTAIPCIDRPEDSHLQKSEIGGNAANSHQHTEGDQCSPFCTCNCCATPVIYQDFSVQFDGFSFIEQSISVEYTSAIFSCHLSSIWQPPQIA is encoded by the coding sequence ATGAAACTTTTTGCCTGCATATTATCCATTTACATCGTGGCGCTCACTGCAATTCCTTGCATTGACCGACCAGAGGATAGCCATTTGCAAAAATCAGAAATTGGAGGTAATGCAGCAAATAGTCATCAGCATACTGAAGGCGACCAATGTTCTCCGTTTTGCACTTGTAATTGCTGTGCAACGCCCGTTATTTATCAGGATTTCAGCGTTCAGTTCGATGGGTTCTCCTTTATCGAACAAAGTATTTCTGTCGAATATACATCCGCAATATTTTCCTGTCATCTCAGCTCCATTTGGCAACCTCCGCAAATAGCTTAA
- a CDS encoding CusA/CzcA family heavy metal efflux RND transporter has protein sequence MIERIIHFSIKNKFIVGLFIVALIGWGGYSLVRLPIDAIPDITNNQVQVISIAPSLAVQEVESFITAPIEVAVASIPDIIELRSISRLGLSVITVVFKDDVDVYWARQQLNERLKEAEEDIPAGLAKIELAPISSGLGEIFQYRLAVDKGLEKKYNPMELRTLQDWVVRREMLGTPGVADINSYGGFVKQYEIAVNPERLRGMNLSLTDIFSALEKNNENTGSAYIDKKPNAYFIRGIGLVKTIDDIEKIVVKNNNSGIPILVRDIATVQYGSAIRYGAFVVDTTEAVGGVVMMLKGANAHQVIDDVETRIATIQKSLPDGVKIEPFLNRSDLVGRAIGTVSRNLLEGALIVIFILVLMLGNVRAGLIVASVIPLSMLFAISLMNLFGVSGNLMSLGAIDFGLIVDGAVIIVESVVHRIFMSKQHHVGVEKLTQEQMDENVFESAKRMMSSATFGQVIILIVYLPIMALVGIEGKMFRPMAQVVVFALVGAAILSLTYVPMVSSLFLSKKTEHKRTISDRLMDRLHKAFNPVINFALKFKLLVSASAIVLFLISILLFTRLGGEFIPQLEEGDLAAGVMTLQGGSLSHTVEMVEKANKILLDNFPEIKHTVCKIGAGEIPTDPTPMETGDYIITLKDKDEWTSARTREELVAKMEEALIPLAGVKFEFQQPIQMRFNELMTGSKQDVAIKIFGDDLNTLAEKASEVERIIMNIEGVEDINVEKVTGLSQVQVDYNRDRLAQYGLSVEDVNRVLRAAFAGSQAGVVFDEEKRFGLVVRLDKDYRQSLDDVKNLSVALPNGGQIPFEQVADISIRSGPAQVSREDTKRRITVGFNVRNRDVAAVIQDVSGKIDRQVKLPAAYYVSYGGQFENLEAAKNRLAIAVPVALLLIFVLLYFSFNSIKQSLLIFTAVPMSAIGGVFALWMRGMNFSISAGVGFIALFGVAVLNGIVLIAEFNRLEKEGVTDITERVKKGLHTRLRPVIMTAAVASLGFLPMALSSSAGAEVQKPLATVVIGGLITATLLTLVILPIFYIFFSRKFRFPMENNSVKTLIVLLMLIFGSSFLSPIQAQKAKTINLHEAIQMALDSNLNVRSSAYSVEVQKALKGASWDLDKTNIDMQFGQFNSYTKDNSFTLSQSFAFPSVYINQNKLGKANVKSSEWQLKTSQLETATQVKQVYWQLAYLHTKQKLLTYQDSLFSGFSRAAELRAKVGETNKLEMITARSQSMEIKNQLQQLISDKAILNRQLQTLLNVRMALYPADTVLRRIDFTPTANSSALSDNPSISYTNQQVQVSHIEKQLEVSRALPDFSIGYFSQTMQGTQEVNGVPRFFGSGDRFNGIQAGIAIPLWVSPFASKVKAAKIKEQIASTNAEQYTKSLQGNYQSLLDEFEKYSKSIDYYEKQAVPEANLIIDQSTRAYKAGALDYLDYVLSLSRALTIKQNYLDAINSCNQTIINIEFISGKTF, from the coding sequence ATGATCGAACGTATCATTCATTTTTCAATCAAAAATAAATTTATTGTTGGATTGTTTATCGTTGCTTTAATTGGCTGGGGAGGCTATTCGCTTGTCCGATTGCCAATTGATGCCATTCCCGATATCACCAACAATCAGGTGCAGGTTATTTCCATTGCACCTTCGCTTGCGGTTCAGGAAGTTGAAAGCTTCATCACCGCTCCCATTGAAGTGGCTGTGGCCAGCATTCCTGACATCATTGAACTTCGCTCCATTTCGCGCCTCGGACTTTCAGTAATTACTGTCGTTTTTAAAGACGATGTGGATGTTTACTGGGCGCGCCAGCAATTAAACGAGCGGCTGAAAGAAGCCGAAGAAGATATTCCTGCCGGATTGGCAAAAATTGAGCTCGCCCCTATTTCATCCGGATTGGGCGAAATTTTCCAGTACCGACTTGCTGTTGACAAAGGCCTGGAAAAGAAGTACAACCCGATGGAATTGCGTACCCTCCAGGATTGGGTGGTTCGGCGCGAAATGCTCGGGACTCCCGGCGTCGCAGACATCAACAGTTATGGCGGTTTTGTAAAGCAGTACGAAATTGCTGTTAATCCGGAACGGTTACGGGGGATGAATCTCTCGCTAACAGACATTTTCAGTGCACTCGAAAAAAACAACGAGAATACCGGTAGCGCCTACATCGACAAAAAACCGAATGCCTATTTTATTCGCGGTATCGGCCTGGTGAAAACTATCGACGACATCGAAAAAATTGTAGTAAAAAATAACAACTCCGGAATTCCAATTCTGGTCAGAGACATCGCCACAGTGCAATATGGAAGCGCGATACGTTATGGCGCTTTTGTGGTGGATACCACCGAAGCCGTTGGCGGTGTGGTCATGATGCTGAAGGGAGCCAATGCGCATCAGGTGATTGATGATGTTGAAACACGCATTGCTACCATCCAAAAATCGCTTCCTGATGGAGTAAAAATCGAACCGTTCCTGAACCGCTCTGACCTGGTGGGCCGTGCCATTGGCACTGTATCACGAAACCTGCTGGAAGGTGCGTTGATTGTAATTTTCATTCTGGTACTGATGTTGGGGAATGTTCGCGCCGGGCTGATTGTCGCTTCGGTCATTCCACTTTCGATGCTCTTTGCCATTTCGTTGATGAACCTCTTTGGCGTGTCGGGCAACCTGATGAGTTTGGGAGCCATCGACTTCGGATTGATTGTAGATGGCGCGGTAATCATTGTAGAAAGCGTGGTTCACCGGATATTCATGAGCAAACAACACCATGTGGGAGTTGAAAAGCTGACTCAGGAACAAATGGACGAAAACGTATTCGAATCGGCAAAGCGAATGATGAGTTCTGCCACTTTCGGACAGGTGATCATCCTGATTGTTTATCTGCCAATTATGGCATTGGTCGGCATCGAAGGAAAGATGTTCCGCCCGATGGCACAGGTCGTAGTTTTTGCTTTAGTTGGAGCAGCCATCCTTTCGCTCACCTATGTTCCAATGGTTTCGTCCCTGTTCCTGAGTAAAAAAACTGAACACAAGCGCACCATTTCCGACCGGTTGATGGATCGTCTTCACAAGGCTTTTAATCCAGTAATCAATTTTGCTTTGAAATTTAAATTGCTGGTTTCGGCGTCTGCCATTGTGCTTTTCCTGATCAGCATTCTACTGTTCACCCGTTTGGGTGGTGAGTTTATTCCGCAACTCGAAGAAGGCGACCTGGCAGCCGGAGTAATGACATTGCAAGGAGGTTCACTTTCGCACACGGTAGAAATGGTTGAAAAAGCCAACAAAATATTGCTTGATAACTTTCCGGAGATCAAACATACCGTCTGTAAAATCGGAGCTGGTGAAATTCCAACAGATCCAACCCCGATGGAAACCGGCGATTACATCATTACCCTGAAGGACAAAGATGAATGGACTTCAGCCAGAACCCGCGAAGAGCTGGTTGCAAAAATGGAAGAAGCGCTGATTCCACTGGCTGGTGTAAAATTTGAGTTTCAGCAACCAATCCAGATGCGTTTCAATGAACTGATGACTGGATCGAAACAGGATGTGGCCATTAAAATATTTGGTGACGACTTGAATACGTTAGCAGAAAAAGCTTCGGAAGTTGAACGGATCATCATGAATATTGAGGGTGTGGAAGATATAAATGTCGAAAAAGTAACCGGATTATCGCAGGTTCAGGTGGATTATAACCGTGATCGGTTGGCGCAATACGGCCTTTCGGTTGAAGATGTAAACCGTGTCCTGCGAGCTGCTTTTGCCGGGAGTCAGGCAGGTGTGGTTTTCGATGAAGAGAAACGCTTCGGTTTGGTAGTGCGCCTTGATAAAGATTACCGCCAAAGTCTGGACGATGTAAAAAATCTGTCGGTGGCCCTTCCGAATGGCGGGCAAATTCCGTTTGAACAGGTAGCAGATATTTCGATTCGTTCGGGTCCTGCACAAGTTTCGCGCGAAGATACCAAACGCCGCATTACCGTTGGGTTTAATGTCCGAAACCGCGATGTTGCAGCCGTGATACAAGATGTTTCGGGAAAAATTGACCGGCAGGTAAAACTTCCTGCAGCCTATTACGTGTCGTATGGCGGTCAGTTTGAAAACCTCGAAGCAGCCAAAAACCGTTTGGCAATTGCCGTTCCGGTGGCGCTACTGTTAATTTTCGTTTTACTTTATTTTTCATTCAATTCGATAAAACAATCGCTACTGATTTTTACCGCTGTACCGATGTCGGCCATTGGTGGAGTGTTTGCACTTTGGATGCGCGGAATGAATTTTTCGATTTCAGCTGGAGTTGGCTTTATCGCCTTGTTTGGGGTAGCGGTACTCAACGGAATTGTACTGATTGCCGAGTTTAACCGTCTCGAAAAAGAAGGCGTCACCGACATTACTGAACGCGTAAAGAAAGGTCTGCACACCCGGCTTCGCCCGGTAATTATGACCGCTGCCGTTGCTTCGCTAGGCTTTTTGCCAATGGCTTTGTCGAGTTCAGCCGGTGCCGAAGTGCAGAAACCGCTTGCAACAGTTGTGATTGGCGGATTGATCACAGCAACCTTGTTAACCCTAGTGATCCTACCAATATTCTACATCTTTTTCTCACGCAAATTCCGGTTCCCAATGGAAAACAATTCTGTTAAAACGCTTATTGTTTTGCTGATGTTGATTTTCGGTTCATCGTTTTTAAGTCCAATTCAGGCGCAAAAAGCAAAGACCATCAATTTGCACGAAGCCATTCAAATGGCTCTGGACAGTAACCTGAATGTACGTTCCTCAGCTTATTCGGTAGAAGTACAAAAAGCTTTGAAAGGCGCATCCTGGGATTTGGACAAGACCAACATTGACATGCAGTTCGGGCAATTCAATTCGTACACCAAAGACAATAGTTTTACCCTTTCGCAGTCGTTCGCGTTTCCTTCGGTTTACATCAATCAGAATAAGCTGGGCAAGGCCAATGTGAAAAGCAGCGAATGGCAACTGAAAACGTCGCAGCTCGAAACTGCTACGCAAGTGAAACAGGTGTACTGGCAACTGGCTTACCTTCATACGAAACAAAAGCTTCTGACTTATCAGGATAGTTTGTTTTCAGGTTTCAGTCGGGCCGCCGAACTCCGCGCCAAGGTAGGCGAAACCAACAAGTTGGAAATGATTACCGCCCGTTCGCAAAGCATGGAAATCAAAAACCAGTTGCAGCAATTGATTTCCGATAAAGCCATCCTCAACCGGCAATTGCAAACGCTCCTGAATGTCAGAATGGCTTTGTATCCGGCTGATACCGTTTTGCGACGCATCGATTTTACACCAACTGCAAACAGTTCGGCTCTATCGGATAATCCTTCGATAAGCTACACCAACCAACAGGTTCAGGTTTCTCATATCGAAAAGCAACTGGAAGTTAGTCGCGCCCTACCCGATTTCAGTATCGGTTATTTTAGCCAAACCATGCAGGGAACTCAGGAGGTGAATGGCGTTCCCCGGTTTTTTGGTTCCGGAGATCGTTTTAACGGTATTCAGGCCGGAATCGCTATTCCGCTTTGGGTTTCGCCGTTTGCATCAAAAGTGAAAGCAGCCAAAATAAAAGAACAGATTGCCAGCACGAATGCTGAACAGTACACCAAGTCGCTTCAGGGAAATTACCAATCGTTACTTGATGAGTTCGAAAAATACAGCAAGAGTATTGACTATTACGAAAAACAGGCCGTTCCGGAAGCCAATCTAATCATCGATCAATCGACCCGAGCTTACAAAGCCGGAGCATTGGATTATCTGGATTACGTGCTGAGCCTGAGCCGGGCACTGACAATCAAGCAGAATTATCTGGATGCTATAAACAGTTGCAACCAGACGATTATCAACATCGAATTCATTTCAGGAAAAACGTTTTAA
- a CDS encoding efflux RND transporter periplasmic adaptor subunit encodes MTNYIFSRKSVFSLFLLILFACNGTPKKAEESKEVEEVLPEDIVEMRADQIKLANIETGTIEMRSMSGTLKVNGTIAVAPQNLATVCAPMGGFIKSTTLMPGNSVSKGQTLALIENQEFVDIQQSYLEAKNKFEFAESEYKRHTELYKNEVYSQQNLQQVTSDYKSLKSQVKALEQKLTLIGINPANLHEDDISSSVKIVAPISGFLKTVNINLGKFVAPADVMFEIVNSDKLFLELTLFEKDADKIAQGQKIRFFINNETEPHEAIITQPGRAIDADKTYKVYANVTGTCKNVLPGMYVNAIIETSGNQVAALPSEAVVSFDDKDYIFVFDKNKEEAGQPFTEYRIIEVHKGVTDGGFTEVTLPEGFNIAAEKVVLKGAYNLLSAKKNAGEMAC; translated from the coding sequence ATGACAAATTATATATTTTCCCGGAAGAGCGTTTTCTCTCTATTTCTGTTAATCCTTTTTGCGTGCAATGGAACTCCGAAAAAAGCAGAGGAAAGCAAAGAGGTAGAAGAAGTTCTGCCGGAAGACATTGTGGAAATGCGTGCCGACCAGATTAAACTGGCCAACATCGAAACCGGCACAATCGAAATGCGTTCGATGAGCGGGACTTTGAAAGTGAATGGAACCATTGCCGTTGCCCCGCAAAATCTCGCAACTGTTTGCGCTCCGATGGGCGGTTTCATTAAAAGCACTACGCTGATGCCGGGCAATTCAGTCTCCAAAGGACAAACGTTAGCCTTGATCGAGAATCAGGAGTTTGTCGACATTCAGCAAAGTTATCTGGAAGCCAAAAACAAGTTCGAATTTGCTGAAAGCGAGTATAAACGCCATACCGAATTGTATAAAAACGAGGTGTATTCGCAGCAAAACCTTCAACAGGTGACTTCCGACTACAAAAGCCTGAAATCGCAGGTAAAAGCGCTGGAACAGAAACTAACCCTGATTGGGATCAATCCAGCCAACCTTCACGAAGACGACATCAGCAGTTCCGTCAAAATTGTCGCACCAATTTCAGGGTTCCTGAAAACGGTGAACATCAACCTGGGAAAATTCGTTGCCCCCGCCGACGTCATGTTCGAAATCGTCAATAGTGACAAGCTTTTCCTTGAACTTACCCTGTTTGAAAAAGATGCAGACAAAATAGCACAGGGACAAAAAATACGCTTCTTCATCAACAACGAAACTGAACCTCACGAAGCAATCATTACCCAACCCGGACGTGCAATTGATGCAGATAAAACCTACAAAGTATATGCTAACGTTACCGGAACGTGCAAAAATGTGCTACCCGGAATGTATGTGAATGCCATCATCGAAACTTCTGGAAATCAGGTTGCCGCATTACCTTCTGAGGCCGTAGTTAGCTTCGACGACAAGGATTATATTTTCGTTTTCGACAAAAATAAGGAAGAAGCCGGACAGCCTTTTACCGAATATCGAATTATTGAAGTACACAAAGGCGTGACAGACGGAGGTTTTACTGAGGTTACTTTACCTGAAGGATTTAACATTGCAGCAGAAAAGGTTGTATTAAAAGGAGCTTATAATCTGCTATCGGCAAAGAAAAACGCCGGAGAAATGGCTTGCTAA
- a CDS encoding HYC_CC_PP family protein, which yields MKKLLSISIALLMLLSGMQLTISQHYCGGELAQSKVSLTGHVASCGMETATDDCAQPGNHVESNCCSNKVSVYEIDHNYSPSFTEFKVFTQTVFQVFVIPKNITFHSLTAENQTLTDVSPPGNLLLHAVSLPKICVFRI from the coding sequence ATGAAGAAACTTCTTTCCATATCAATTGCTTTACTCATGTTGCTTTCGGGCATGCAACTCACGATCTCGCAGCATTACTGCGGAGGTGAATTGGCTCAGTCGAAAGTTTCGTTGACTGGGCATGTGGCATCCTGCGGTATGGAAACAGCAACTGATGATTGCGCTCAACCGGGCAACCATGTCGAATCGAATTGCTGTAGTAACAAGGTTTCGGTTTACGAAATCGATCACAACTATTCTCCTTCGTTTACAGAATTCAAAGTATTCACACAAACGGTGTTTCAAGTATTTGTTATACCTAAAAATATTACTTTTCATTCGCTGACTGCTGAAAACCAGACTTTAACAGATGTCAGTCCACCAGGAAACTTACTGCTCCATGCTGTAAGCCTGCCCAAAATATGCGTTTTCCGTATTTGA
- a CDS encoding heavy-metal-associated domain-containing protein has product MKTLVKITIIALLAIVYTSNTNAQTPATKSKTETIKVSGNCDMCKARIEKAAKIDGVSKAEWNKKDKMLAVTFDPVKTSMDVIGKKVAAAGHDTEKVKAEAQAYDKLPSCCKYR; this is encoded by the coding sequence ATGAAAACATTAGTTAAAATCACCATCATAGCCCTACTGGCAATCGTATATACTTCAAATACAAACGCTCAAACTCCTGCAACCAAGTCTAAAACCGAAACCATCAAAGTTTCGGGCAATTGCGACATGTGTAAAGCTCGCATTGAGAAGGCTGCAAAAATTGACGGCGTTAGCAAAGCCGAATGGAACAAAAAAGACAAAATGTTGGCCGTAACATTCGATCCTGTAAAAACAAGCATGGATGTAATTGGTAAGAAAGTAGCTGCTGCGGGTCACGATACCGAAAAAGTAAAAGCTGAAGCTCAAGCCTACGATAAGCTTCCAAGCTGTTGTAAATACCGGTAA